TTATTCATCCTAAGCAAGGCAAAGCTCCTAACATAATGTTAGTTCAGTTTACTAAGGGTGGAAGACCAGATTTAAAAATATTAGATCCATTATATGTTTATGATGAGGATGAAAATTATACTAAAGAAATTGATGACATATATGCAAATCAAGATATAGGAGAAAAGTAAATGAGTGGAAAATTATATGTATGTGGAACTCCAATAGGAAACTTAGAAGATATAACATATAGAACCTTAAGAGTTTTAAATGAAGTTGATTTAATAGCAGCAGAAGATACTAGACATAGTATTAAACTTTTAAATCATTTTGAAATATCGAAACCATTAACAAGTTATCATGAATATAATAAAGATAATAAAGGTGGATATTTAATAAATAAATTACTAAGCGGAGAAAATATAGCGTTGATAAGTGACGCTGGAATGCCTGGAATATCAGATCCTGGAGAAGAAGTAATAAAACAGGCTATTGAAAATGATATTGAAGTAGTTGTATTACCTGGGGCTACTGCATCTATCACGGCATTAATAGGTTCAGGGCTTGAAACTGGCAAATTTGCATTTGAAGGTTTTTTAGATAGAGATAAAAAAAGAAGAAGAGCTCAACTAGAAGAATTACAATATGAAAAAAGAACTATTATATTCTATGAATCTCCACATAGACTAAAAGATACTTTAAAAGATATGTTAAAAGTATTAGGTAATAGATCTATAGCAATAAATAGAGAATTAACTAAAAAGTATCAAGAGATAATAAGAAAAGACATACAAGGTTGTATAGAAATTTTTAATGAAAGAGAAGTAAAAGGAGAATTTGTACTTATAGTTGAAGGCTTTAAAGGTGAAGTAAAAAAAGTTTGCGAGTACGATGATTTAAATGATAGAGAGTATGTGGTAAAGCTTATGGAAGAAGGTATAAGTAAAAAAGATGCAATTAAAGCTGTTTGTAAAGAAAGAAAGTTAAAGAAAGATATAGTATATAAACAAGTTCTAGATTTATAAAATAGAGGTGATAAAGCATGACATTAGTAAAAAAGCTAATGGATTGTATAAAAAGTGAAAATACAGTTGATTCAATAAAAAAAATGGATGAGTCAGGCGATTTATCAAAAATATTACCGATTACTATTGATATGAAGAGTGTAGGTGAATGCAAATATCATGTTATAAATTGCTTTGAACATTCAATTCTAGCTGTTAAATTATTTGAAGATACTTTAAAGGAAGAAAACTTTTTTGAAAGTCATTTGAAAGACAGAGTATTTGAATCTTTAAATAAAAAATTAGAAAATGGAATGAAAAAAATAGATCTTATAAAATTAGGGATATTCCTACATGATATGGGTAAACCTATAGCTCAAACTGTTGATGATAATGGAAGGATCCATTTTAAAAAACACGAAATATTAGGAGCAAATAAATCATTAGAAATTTCTAAAACATTAAATTTAAGTGAATTAAATTCATCTATTTTATACAAATATATTAGATATCATATGTCATTACTTGAGTTATACAGAAATAATGATATGTCCAAAGAAAGATTATTTAATATATTTGATGATCTAAAAGATGAAAGCATAGATATATTCATTATAGGATATGTTGATATAGTATCAACTCGAAAATTAATAAGACCAGATGAAGATATGGGTATAATTAAATCGTATATGAACTATGCAATAACTAACTACATATATCGATATGAGAGAGGGTAGTTTAGATAAAATGTAAAGTCGTTGTAATATAAGTATAGTAAAATTTTATTTAATATTAAGATATAGACAATTTGTAAAAATTTGTATATTATAAAAGTGTAT
The nucleotide sequence above comes from Paraclostridium bifermentans. Encoded proteins:
- the rsmI gene encoding 16S rRNA (cytidine(1402)-2'-O)-methyltransferase, with amino-acid sequence MSGKLYVCGTPIGNLEDITYRTLRVLNEVDLIAAEDTRHSIKLLNHFEISKPLTSYHEYNKDNKGGYLINKLLSGENIALISDAGMPGISDPGEEVIKQAIENDIEVVVLPGATASITALIGSGLETGKFAFEGFLDRDKKRRRAQLEELQYEKRTIIFYESPHRLKDTLKDMLKVLGNRSIAINRELTKKYQEIIRKDIQGCIEIFNEREVKGEFVLIVEGFKGEVKKVCEYDDLNDREYVVKLMEEGISKKDAIKAVCKERKLKKDIVYKQVLDL
- a CDS encoding HD domain-containing protein, producing MTLVKKLMDCIKSENTVDSIKKMDESGDLSKILPITIDMKSVGECKYHVINCFEHSILAVKLFEDTLKEENFFESHLKDRVFESLNKKLENGMKKIDLIKLGIFLHDMGKPIAQTVDDNGRIHFKKHEILGANKSLEISKTLNLSELNSSILYKYIRYHMSLLELYRNNDMSKERLFNIFDDLKDESIDIFIIGYVDIVSTRKLIRPDEDMGIIKSYMNYAITNYIYRYERG